The window GCCTGATCAAAATCAAAGTTTCTAAACAAGGCATAAATTCCTTTGGTCATATCCGCCACATGATCGGAGATATGCATAATCTCTTTGGTGGCCATACCGATGGCCAGCTCCGGGCTGGGGAACAGGCTTTCATCCAAATACTTCGGCTTAACCCCTTTCTCCGCCTCTTCCTTTTCGGGGACAATAAACTCCAGCAGCCGGGCAAATTGAGGTACAAAGGGCAGAAACAAGCAAACCATGGCAATATTGAAAAAAGTGTGGGTATTGGCCACCTGGAAACCCGGAGAAGAGAACAGCCGCGCCATGATGGCCGCCAGGTAGTCCACAAAAGGAAAGAACAGCAGCGCAGCGGTCACGTTAAACAACAGGTGCGCGGTGGCTACCCGCTGGGCTTCCCTGGAGGACCCCAAACTGGATAATACCGCGGTAAAGGAACTCCCTACATTGGCTCCCAAAAGCATGTAAATGGCTAATTCCAGTCCAATCATATGCTGCATGGCCAACAGCATGATAATCCCGATGGTGGCGGCACTGCTGGCTACCAAAAAAGTGAAAACAGCGGCCACCATCAGGGCTATAATTTCATGACCGTTTAAATGGGTCAGTATTTGCACAAATAAAGGATCACTCCTTAAAGGAGCCATAGCCTCAGCCATGATTTTAAGTCCTAAAAAGAGCAAACCCAAGCCGATTAAAACATGGCCAAGGCGCTTGTATTTGTTCTTTTTACTATAAAAAATAATCAGCGCCCCTATTCCCACGATGGGCAGGGCGATTTCAGTCACCTTCAGTGCAATGAGCTGAGCCGTGACGGTGGTACCGATATTGGCTCCGAGAATCACCGCCAGGGCTTGCCTTAGCGTAATAATACAGGCACTGGTTAAACTGACCAGCACTACCGAAGTGGCTGTGCTGCTTTGAAACAAGATTGTGAGAACAATCCCTAAGCCCATGGCGATGATTCTATTTTTGGTTAAGGTCGTTAGGGCCTCCCGCAGCTTTTTCCCCGCCACCTTCTGCAGCCCGTCGCTTAACAGGTGCATACCGTATAATAACAGTCCCATTCCTCCGACCATACTTAAAATTGCTTCTTGCCATACCATAGAACCTCACCCCTTAAAACTGCATATTCTTTTTTTCACAAATCAGTTAATTAAAAAAAGTAGCCCTGGGTGCTACTACGACTACATGAACAAATAAGAAGTTTTGTTAACATAATTTTAATCAATTCTTAACAAAGTGTCAAACCATAGAATGACATTTTTTAAATAAAAAAAGGGAGCATCTAAATCCCTGCTCCCTTCTTTCCCTGTTCATTGATTCATGCAGGTTATGGCTGTTTCAACTTGGCCAGTGCATCCGCAAGGGCAGTGTTCATTAAACCGTCCTTTTCGTCCTTTTTTTGATTCTGGAGATATTGGGAGAGTTCCTTTTTGGAAAGGCTGCCGGTTTTCTCTTTCCCCCGCCGCTCATTAAAAGCAGTCAGTTTTTCCCGGTAACCACAGGGACAGACAAAGATTTGCCCTTCTCCTTCCCCATGCAGCTCCATGCGTTTATGGCAATTGGGGCATCGGGCGTTGGTTATTTTACTGAGGCCCTTTCGATAACCACACTCCCGGTCCTGACAGACCAGCATTTTCCCCTTCTTCCCATTAACCTCCAGCATCCGTTTGCCACATTGAGGACATTTATTACCGGTAAGATTATCATGCCGGAATTTATTTTCACTGTTTTTCACTTCATGCACTAAAAGTTTGGCATATTGCTTCATCTCGTCAATAAAATGGTTTTTATTCAGAACCCCTTTGGCAATGGCCTCCAGCTTTTGTTCCCATTCCGCCGTTAAATCGGGAGCCTTTAAATCTCCGGGAACCAGCTCCAGAAGCTGCCTGCCCTTGGAAGTGATAAAAATATGCTTGCCCTTCTTTTCAATTAAAAAACTGTTAAAGAGCTTTTCAATAATATCCGCCCGGGTGGCTACCGTTCCAAGACCGCCGGTCTTGCCAATGGTTTTTATTAATTCTTTATCCTGATTGGCCATGTATTTGGTGGGGTTTTCCATGGCCGAAAGGAGGCTTCCCTCATTAAATGGCTCCGGGGGCTTGGTCTCTCCCTTGGTTTGGGATATGGACGAGATCTTTAAACGATCGCCTTTGTTTATACCGGGTAATCTTTGTTCCGCAAGACCCTCCGGCTGGTCTTCGTCCTCAAATTGATTGTCGTAGACTTCCTTCCAGCCCTGGGCCAGCACCCTTTTCCCCTTGGCAATAAAAAGCTCCTGGCCAATTTTAGCCTTTAGGGTGGTTTGTTCGTATTCAAAGGGAGGGTACAAAACTGCCAGGAACCGCCTCACCACCAGGTCATAGATCTTTCTTTCCTTATCATTTAAGGCACTGAGGCAGAGGGGCTGCTCCGTGGGAATAATGGCATGGTGGTCGGAAACCTTGCTGTTATCCACAAAGGATTTGCTGATCTGGATCGGATTTTTTAAAATTTTAAAGGCCATCTTAGTATAGGGGTTGTCCCGGCAGGCCTCAACCCGGTCTTTTAAGGTCTCCACCATATCCGTGGAGAGATACCGGGAGTCGGTTCTGGGATAGGTTAACACCTTATGATGCTCATACAGCCTTTGCATATGGGACAGGGTTTCCTTGGCCGAATAGCCAAAGAGCCGGTTGGCGTCCCTTTGCAGTTCTGTTAAATCATAGAGCTGGGGAGGAAAACTTTTTTTATGAGCCTTCTCTACCTCGATAATCTCGGCAGGCTTATTTTTTATGGCCAGCAGAATCTTATCGCAGTAATCCGCATCAAAGGTTTTGGTGTCTTTGCTGCGGCTGTCCTGCCAGGTTAATTTTAAACCATTGCTTACAGCGGTAATACCGTAAAAATTTTTGGGTTTAAAATTCTTTATTTCCTCTTCCCTTTTGGCAATGATGGCCAGGGTGGGCGTTTGCACCCTGCCGCAGGAGAGCTGGGCATTATGTTTGCAGGTTAAAGCCCGGGTGGCGTTGATGCCCACCAGCCAATCGGCCTCCGCCCGGGCCACGGCCGATGCGTAAAGGTGTTCATAGGCCTGCCCTTTTTTCAGGCTGCGGAA is drawn from Desulforamulus ruminis DSM 2154 and contains these coding sequences:
- a CDS encoding Na/Pi cotransporter family protein; this translates as MVWQEAILSMVGGMGLLLYGMHLLSDGLQKVAGKKLREALTTLTKNRIIAMGLGIVLTILFQSSTATSVVLVSLTSACIITLRQALAVILGANIGTTVTAQLIALKVTEIALPIVGIGALIIFYSKKNKYKRLGHVLIGLGLLFLGLKIMAEAMAPLRSDPLFVQILTHLNGHEIIALMVAAVFTFLVASSAATIGIIMLLAMQHMIGLELAIYMLLGANVGSSFTAVLSSLGSSREAQRVATAHLLFNVTAALLFFPFVDYLAAIMARLFSSPGFQVANTHTFFNIAMVCLFLPFVPQFARLLEFIVPEKEEAEKGVKPKYLDESLFPSPELAIGMATKEIMHISDHVADMTKGIYALFRNFDFDQAERLRQKEEDVDTLSNATNKYLTHLLRQQLSRDEFNKAMGLVHIVRDYEYIGDVIEKNILYKAEAKNANNVDFSAEGHKDIIAMHNKIVELLYIVNSAFATNNCLLAEKAKSLQEDIVDLEFRLRMSHIARMQRGATETENTSFIHMDVINAYLRISEHLKNIAMALTDEVSCTWHDEALILTPPSEIWEGNGKGSQSRGSAVN
- a CDS encoding DNA topoisomerase III, encoding MNKTLVLAEKPSVARDLARVLNCGKKGNGYFEGDQYIVTWALGHLVTLADPEAYDQKYHSWRLEDLPILPSYLKLVVIKQSSRQFYTVTAQMNRKDVAEIVIATDAGREGELVARWIIEKAQVKKAIKRLWISSVTDKAIRDGFRSLKKGQAYEHLYASAVARAEADWLVGINATRALTCKHNAQLSCGRVQTPTLAIIAKREEEIKNFKPKNFYGITAVSNGLKLTWQDSRSKDTKTFDADYCDKILLAIKNKPAEIIEVEKAHKKSFPPQLYDLTELQRDANRLFGYSAKETLSHMQRLYEHHKVLTYPRTDSRYLSTDMVETLKDRVEACRDNPYTKMAFKILKNPIQISKSFVDNSKVSDHHAIIPTEQPLCLSALNDKERKIYDLVVRRFLAVLYPPFEYEQTTLKAKIGQELFIAKGKRVLAQGWKEVYDNQFEDEDQPEGLAEQRLPGINKGDRLKISSISQTKGETKPPEPFNEGSLLSAMENPTKYMANQDKELIKTIGKTGGLGTVATRADIIEKLFNSFLIEKKGKHIFITSKGRQLLELVPGDLKAPDLTAEWEQKLEAIAKGVLNKNHFIDEMKQYAKLLVHEVKNSENKFRHDNLTGNKCPQCGKRMLEVNGKKGKMLVCQDRECGYRKGLSKITNARCPNCHKRMELHGEGEGQIFVCPCGYREKLTAFNERRGKEKTGSLSKKELSQYLQNQKKDEKDGLMNTALADALAKLKQP